In one Nicotiana tomentosiformis chromosome 6, ASM39032v3, whole genome shotgun sequence genomic region, the following are encoded:
- the LOC138894498 gene encoding uncharacterized protein: protein MRVALSVKNKLGFVNGTCVKGSYKGELETQWERCNAIVVSWLSSTVASELVPSIMYASSAKKDLWDELDILGPLPSCDREESRSYVEHLVRQRLLQFLMGLNESYSPVRNNILLRRPVLSVN from the exons ATGAGGGTTGCATTGTCAGTGAAGAACAAGTTAGGGTTTGTGAACGGTACATGTGTAAAAGGATCGTACAAAGGAGAATTAGAGACACAGTGGGAAAGATGCAATGCTATTGTAGTTTCGTGGTTGAGTAGCACTGTAGCTAGTGAATTGGTGCCTAGCATCATGTATGCTTCTAGTGCAAAGAAG GATTTATGGGATGAATTGGACATTTTAGGACCATTGCCCTCTTGTGACCGTGAAGAATCGAGGTCGTATGTGGAACATCTAGTGAGGCAAAGATTGTTGCAGTTCCTTATGGGACTCAATGAGAGCTACAGTCCAGTGAGAAACAATATACTGCTGAGAAGGCCAGTTCTATCAGTTAATTAA